The nucleotide sequence GGCACGGGCGGAAGGGGTTCGCGGACGTTGTGCGTGGGCCGCGCCACGACGGCCGGCGGGGCTGATACCGGCGGCCGATTGGGCGTCGTGTGTACGGGACATCGGTGAGCGTGCTTCCCGCGCCCGCCGTGGAAGGCGCGTCCACGGGCCAGACGCTCGGGCAGTTCCTGGCGAGCGTCGAGCACCGTGCCTACCGCTTCGCGCTCTACGAGCTGTGGGACCGCGAGGCGGCACTCGACGCCGTCCAGGACAGCATGCTGCGTCTGACCGAACGTTACGCCGATCGGCCGAGCGCGGAGTGGCCGGCCATCTTCTTCACGATACTGCGGAACCGCGCCACCGACGCGAAGCGCTGGCGCGCGTGGCGCCGGGTGCGCGGCCTGCTGCGCGGCGA is from Sulfurifustis variabilis and encodes:
- a CDS encoding RNA polymerase sigma factor, whose product is MSVLPAPAVEGASTGQTLGQFLASVEHRAYRFALYELWDREAALDAVQDSMLRLTERYADRPSAEWPAIFFTILRNRATDAKRWRAWRRVRGLLRGDRYGEEDDPLASIPSPVDGPDAGAEARQQRERIEEALRALPARQRQVFLLREWQGLTAVETAQVLGCSVGAVKQHHFRALKALRAKLSEVWHGETR